From the genome of Pseudomonas yamanorum, one region includes:
- a CDS encoding HlyD family type I secretion periplasmic adaptor subunit — protein sequence MNRPVLVADNGVPPVNNVLALDDKKYARLGWWLVLGGFAGFLGWAALAPLDKGVAVSGKVMVSGHRKTVQHPAGGIVERIEVRDGEVVSAGQVLIRLKETPLRGQMQSLRSQFIASQASEARLSAESEGLSAIVFAPELLNDPEAAATLSLQRQLFSSRAQALATEQQGLRETIAGAEAQLRGTRDSQASKVLQRTAMNEQLQGLRELARDGYIPRNRLLESERLYAQLDGAIAEDFGRIGQLQRQVLELRLRIRQLGEDFQKDLRGQLAETRTRSDDLRNRLASAEFELANSLVRAPAAGVVVGLDVYTEGGVIKPGQALMDIVPQGEPLLVEARVPVQMVDKVHPGLPVELLFSAFNQSTTPRIAGEVTLVSADRQVDERTDEPYYTVRAQVSAAGMRQLDGLQIRPGMPVEAFVKTGERSMLNYLFKPLLDRTHMALVEE from the coding sequence ATGAACCGACCTGTGCTTGTGGCGGACAACGGCGTGCCGCCCGTGAATAACGTACTGGCGCTGGACGATAAAAAATACGCGCGCCTGGGCTGGTGGCTGGTGCTCGGCGGGTTTGCCGGGTTTCTCGGCTGGGCCGCACTGGCGCCGTTGGACAAAGGCGTGGCGGTGTCGGGCAAGGTCATGGTCTCGGGGCACCGCAAGACGGTGCAGCACCCGGCGGGCGGGATCGTCGAGCGGATCGAAGTGCGCGATGGCGAGGTGGTGAGCGCCGGTCAGGTATTGATCCGCTTGAAGGAGACACCGTTGCGCGGGCAGATGCAGTCGTTGCGCAGCCAGTTTATTGCGTCCCAGGCCAGCGAAGCGCGCTTGAGTGCGGAGAGTGAAGGCTTGTCGGCCATCGTCTTCGCTCCCGAACTGCTGAACGATCCGGAGGCTGCCGCCACCTTGAGCCTGCAACGGCAACTGTTCAGCAGTCGCGCCCAGGCACTGGCCACGGAGCAGCAAGGCCTGCGGGAAACCATCGCCGGGGCCGAGGCGCAACTGCGCGGCACGCGGGATTCCCAGGCCAGCAAAGTGCTGCAACGCACCGCGATGAATGAACAACTGCAGGGCCTGCGGGAGCTGGCGCGGGACGGCTATATCCCGCGCAATCGGCTGCTGGAAAGTGAGCGCCTTTACGCCCAGCTCGACGGCGCGATTGCCGAGGATTTCGGCCGCATCGGCCAGTTGCAACGGCAAGTCCTCGAACTGCGCTTGCGCATCCGCCAGCTTGGCGAAGACTTCCAGAAAGACCTGCGTGGCCAACTGGCGGAAACCCGTACCCGCAGTGACGACCTGCGCAATCGCCTGGCCTCGGCTGAGTTCGAACTGGCCAACAGCCTGGTGCGCGCGCCGGCGGCCGGCGTGGTGGTTGGGCTGGATGTGTACACAGAGGGCGGTGTGATCAAGCCCGGCCAGGCGTTGATGGATATCGTGCCCCAGGGCGAACCGTTGCTGGTGGAAGCGCGGGTGCCGGTACAGATGGTCGACAAAGTGCACCCGGGCTTGCCGGTGGAACTGCTGTTCTCGGCCTTCAACCAGAGCACCACGCCGCGCATCGCCGGGGAAGTGACGCTGGTGTCGGCCGACCGCCAGGTCGACGAGCGCACCGATGAACCGTATTACACCGTACGCGCCCAAGTCAGCGCCGCCGGCATGCGCCAGCTCGATGGCTTGCAGATTCGCCCGGGGATGCCGGTGGAAGCCTTCGTCAAAACCGGTGAGCGCTCGATGCTCAACTACCTGTTCAAACCTTTGCTGGATCGGACTCACATGGCGTTGGTGGAAGAATGA
- a CDS encoding TolC family outer membrane protein, whose protein sequence is MKALVFSLCCACSGSVQALGLLDAYDLALRNDPTFQAAIQEREAGEENRIIGRAGLLPNLSWSYNNSRNASEVTQSTALGNVTSDRDYRSYASTLTLQQPLLDYEAYARYRQGAAQALFADERFRGKSQELAVRVLSAYSQALLAQERIELSRAQKRAYAERLQLNERLLKGGEGTRTDLLETQARLSLAQAEEIESLDTQDAALRELEAIVGEPLQIEELAPLTRQFAIPPLEPNRFETWRDMAMANNPELKSQHHALDAAEYEVERKRAGHMPKVSLYASSRQTSSDSESSYNQKYDTNSVGIQVSLPLFAGGSVSASTRQAANQLSQAQYELDAQTARTLIELRKQFNLNTSGAAKVRAYEMAVSSATALVTATKKSVTGGERVNLDVLDAEQQLFTARRDLADARHAYLLARIQLKYFAGLLNEQDLRALAGYFQPSA, encoded by the coding sequence ATGAAGGCGCTGGTATTCAGCCTGTGCTGTGCCTGTAGCGGTTCGGTCCAGGCGCTGGGATTGCTTGATGCCTATGACCTGGCGCTGCGTAATGATCCGACGTTCCAGGCAGCGATCCAGGAACGCGAGGCCGGCGAGGAAAACCGCATCATCGGTCGCGCCGGACTGCTGCCGAACCTGTCCTGGAGCTACAACAACTCGCGCAACGCGTCCGAAGTCACCCAGTCGACAGCGCTGGGCAATGTCACCAGTGACCGCGATTACCGCAGCTATGCGTCGACCCTGACCTTGCAGCAACCGCTGCTCGATTACGAAGCCTATGCGCGCTATCGCCAGGGCGCGGCGCAGGCGCTGTTTGCCGATGAACGCTTTCGCGGCAAGAGCCAGGAGCTGGCGGTACGGGTGTTGAGCGCCTACAGCCAGGCGTTGCTGGCCCAGGAGCGGATCGAACTGAGCCGCGCCCAGAAACGCGCGTATGCCGAGCGCCTGCAACTCAATGAACGGCTGCTCAAAGGCGGCGAGGGCACCCGCACCGATCTGCTGGAAACCCAGGCGCGCCTGAGCCTGGCCCAGGCCGAAGAGATCGAATCGTTGGACACCCAGGACGCTGCCTTGCGCGAACTCGAAGCGATAGTCGGTGAGCCGTTACAGATAGAAGAGCTGGCGCCTCTGACCCGACAGTTCGCCATCCCGCCGCTGGAACCCAATCGCTTCGAAACCTGGCGGGATATGGCGATGGCCAACAACCCGGAACTCAAATCCCAGCACCACGCGCTGGACGCCGCCGAGTACGAAGTGGAGCGCAAGCGCGCAGGGCACATGCCCAAGGTCAGCCTGTACGCGAGCAGCCGCCAGACCAGTTCCGATTCGGAAAGCAGCTACAACCAAAAGTACGACACCAACAGCGTCGGCATCCAGGTCAGCCTGCCGTTGTTCGCCGGCGGCTCGGTGTCGGCGTCAACCCGCCAGGCCGCCAATCAACTATCCCAGGCGCAATATGAACTGGACGCGCAAACCGCCAGGACGCTGATCGAACTGCGCAAGCAATTCAACCTCAACACCAGCGGCGCGGCCAAAGTGCGGGCGTATGAAATGGCAGTCAGCTCGGCCACCGCCCTGGTGACGGCAACGAAGAAAAGCGTAACGGGTGGTGAACGGGTCAACCTCGATGTACTGGATGCCGAGCAGCAACTGTTCACGGCACGCCGCGACCTGGCGGATGCGCGGCATGCGTATCTGCTGGCGCGGATACAGCTGAAGTATTTTGCGGGGTTGCTGAACGAGCAGGACCTGCGGGCGTTGGCGGGGTATTTCCAGCCATCGGCATGA
- a CDS encoding type I secretion system permease/ATPase: MRHAGNETLAALTAYKSGFLNIGLFSAVINLLMLAPALYMLQVYDRVLASGNEMTLLMLTLMILGLFGLMGALEWVRSQVVIRLGTQMDMRLNQRVYDAAFEAQLKGGTQAAGQALSDLTALRQFATGQALFAFFDAPWFPVYLLVIFLFHPWLGLLALAGAVILVVFAWVNQHICQAPLAQATQLSISASQQATSNLRNAETIEAMGMLATLRARWFAQHQAFLAAQNLASEKTAAISAWSKGVRLALQSLVLGLGALLAVQGAITPGMMIAGSILMGRVLSPIDQLIGVWKQWSSARLAYERLSLMLAANPARTERMSLPTPSGQLTVEQVSACAPGSRRPALANLGFSLPSGEVLGVIGPSGCGKSTLARLLVGAWAPMSGKVRLDGADLAQWDKQQLGPHIGYLPQDIQLFAGSIADNIARFGTVDSDKVLAAAQMAGVHHLILQLPQGYDTQLGEGGAGLSGGQKQRVALARALYGLPALIVLDEPNSNLDEAGEQALLQAITSLKAQRRTLVLITHKTNVLTLTDQLLILRDGQLQAFGPTARVLEATQKPAAAPPKPVSTMSMSYRLGEGKKA; this comes from the coding sequence ATGCGCCATGCCGGCAACGAAACCCTGGCCGCCCTCACCGCCTATAAAAGCGGCTTCCTTAACATCGGCCTGTTCTCGGCGGTGATCAACCTGCTGATGCTGGCCCCGGCGCTGTACATGTTGCAGGTCTATGACCGGGTGCTGGCCTCCGGCAACGAGATGACCCTGTTGATGCTGACGCTGATGATCCTCGGCTTGTTCGGCTTGATGGGCGCGCTGGAGTGGGTGCGCAGCCAGGTGGTGATCCGCCTCGGCACGCAGATGGACATGCGCCTGAACCAGCGGGTGTACGACGCCGCGTTCGAGGCGCAACTGAAAGGCGGCACCCAGGCGGCGGGGCAAGCGCTCAGCGACTTGACGGCCTTGCGCCAGTTCGCCACCGGCCAGGCGCTGTTCGCGTTTTTTGATGCGCCGTGGTTCCCGGTGTACCTGCTGGTGATCTTCCTGTTCCACCCTTGGCTCGGCCTGCTGGCCCTGGCCGGCGCGGTGATCCTGGTGGTCTTCGCCTGGGTTAACCAGCACATCTGCCAGGCGCCGTTGGCCCAGGCCACGCAACTGTCCATCAGCGCCAGTCAGCAGGCCACGTCCAACCTGCGCAACGCCGAAACCATCGAAGCCATGGGCATGCTGGCGACCTTGCGCGCACGCTGGTTTGCCCAGCACCAGGCGTTTCTGGCGGCGCAGAACCTGGCCAGTGAAAAGACTGCGGCCATCAGTGCCTGGTCCAAGGGCGTGCGCCTGGCGTTGCAGTCATTGGTCCTCGGTTTGGGCGCGTTGCTGGCGGTGCAAGGGGCGATTACGCCGGGGATGATGATCGCCGGTTCGATCCTGATGGGCCGGGTACTGAGCCCCATCGACCAGTTGATCGGCGTGTGGAAACAGTGGAGTTCGGCACGCCTGGCCTATGAGCGTTTGTCATTGATGCTGGCGGCCAACCCCGCACGTACGGAGCGCATGAGCTTGCCGACGCCCAGCGGCCAGTTGACGGTCGAGCAGGTGAGCGCGTGTGCGCCGGGCAGTCGTCGACCTGCGTTGGCCAACCTCGGCTTCAGTCTTCCCTCCGGTGAAGTGCTGGGCGTGATTGGGCCGTCCGGTTGTGGCAAGTCGACGCTGGCGCGCCTGCTGGTGGGGGCCTGGGCGCCAATGTCTGGCAAGGTGCGGCTGGACGGCGCGGACCTGGCGCAGTGGGACAAGCAGCAACTCGGCCCGCACATTGGTTATCTGCCACAGGACATCCAGCTGTTCGCCGGCAGTATCGCCGACAACATCGCGCGTTTCGGCACCGTGGATTCGGACAAGGTCCTGGCCGCCGCGCAAATGGCCGGGGTGCATCACCTGATCCTGCAACTGCCCCAAGGCTACGATACCCAGTTGGGTGAGGGCGGTGCCGGCTTGTCCGGCGGGCAGAAGCAACGTGTCGCACTGGCGCGGGCGCTGTACGGCTTGCCCGCGCTGATCGTGCTGGACGAGCCCAACTCCAATCTCGACGAAGCCGGCGAGCAGGCCTTGTTGCAGGCCATCACCTCGCTCAAGGCGCAGCGCCGCACGCTGGTGTTGATCACCCACAAGACCAACGTGCTGACCCTGACCGATCAATTGTTGATTCTGCGGGACGGCCAGCTGCAAGCGTTCGGGCCGACTGCTCGGGTGTTGGAGGCCACGCAGAAACCTGCGGCAGCGCCGCCCAAACCGGTGTCGACGATGAGCATGAGCTACCGCCTCGGTGAAGGAAAAAAAGCATGA
- a CDS encoding heme acquisition protein HasA — translation MSISISYSTAYAANTVAEYLSDWSAYFGDLNHREGSVKEGSNTGGFNPGPFDGTQYGVSSTVSNAAVVADGDLHYTLFNPPSHTLWGSLDALNLGTVLTGGAAGGSYSLANQEVSFTNLGLESLQSEGRAGQVHQIVYGLMSGDSSALASAIDSLLKDIDPSLSVNSTFDQLAAAGVAHADSTSFAAADVALVGVQDVPQDFALAA, via the coding sequence ATGAGCATTTCTATTTCATACAGCACGGCCTATGCCGCTAATACCGTTGCCGAGTACCTGAGCGACTGGTCGGCTTACTTTGGCGACCTGAACCACCGTGAAGGCTCGGTCAAAGAGGGTTCGAACACTGGTGGTTTCAATCCTGGGCCGTTCGACGGTACCCAATATGGCGTGTCCAGCACGGTCAGCAATGCGGCGGTGGTCGCTGACGGCGACCTGCATTACACCCTGTTCAACCCGCCGTCGCACACGTTGTGGGGTTCGCTCGACGCCCTCAACCTGGGCACTGTCCTGACGGGCGGCGCTGCCGGCGGTAGCTACAGCCTCGCCAACCAGGAAGTCAGCTTTACCAACCTGGGCCTTGAGAGCCTGCAGTCCGAAGGTCGTGCTGGCCAGGTGCACCAGATCGTCTACGGCCTGATGAGCGGCGACAGTTCGGCACTCGCCTCGGCGATCGATTCCCTGCTCAAGGACATCGACCCAAGCCTGTCGGTCAACTCCACCTTCGACCAACTGGCCGCAGCGGGTGTGGCGCATGCGGATTCGACGTCGTTCGCGGCGGCCGACGTGGCCCTGGTAGGTGTGCAAGACGTGCCTCAGGACTTTGCCCTGGCCGCCTGA
- a CDS encoding DUF4879 domain-containing protein, which produces MKKASAWSLALFGCIGLWLGAAPAWGAPAPALSEVRVFKVQSANCTETIPERAASTQMCTHRGQTLVYVMEVGLGNSSQAFFDGAPVSGTSTAICQVGSTSQACSGAGTLMGYIYTFQLDVEAGGTFQYSNTSINPPRNQLVTTLSIR; this is translated from the coding sequence ATGAAAAAAGCCAGCGCCTGGAGTCTAGCTCTGTTCGGTTGTATCGGCCTGTGGCTCGGTGCAGCACCGGCGTGGGGCGCGCCTGCACCGGCGTTGAGCGAGGTGCGGGTGTTCAAGGTGCAGTCGGCCAATTGCACGGAAACCATCCCTGAACGGGCGGCCAGCACCCAGATGTGCACGCACCGTGGGCAGACGCTGGTGTACGTGATGGAAGTCGGCCTGGGCAACAGCTCCCAGGCGTTTTTCGACGGCGCGCCGGTGTCCGGCACCAGCACTGCCATCTGCCAGGTGGGTTCCACCAGCCAGGCATGCAGCGGCGCTGGCACGTTGATGGGCTACATCTATACGTTCCAGCTGGATGTCGAAGCCGGCGGCACGTTTCAGTACAGCAACACCTCGATCAACCCGCCGCGCAACCAGTTGGTCACCACCCTCAGCATTCGTTGA
- a CDS encoding FAD binding domain-containing protein produces MNPFHYSKPVDVQEAVHLVSPASRFIAGGTNLLDLMKENISRPEHLIDITGLPLRDVEETTEGGLMIGALVSNADLAWHPLIEQRYPLLSQAILAGASPQLRNMASTGGNLLQRTRCYYFYDAAVPCNKREPGSGCPARVGLNRIHAILGASDQCVATHPSDMCVALAALDARVHVQGRGGARVIEFADFHRLPGDAPQRDNQLADDELITAIELPADHLAAHSHYLKIRDRASYAFALVSIAAALELDGDVIVDARLALGGVAHKPWRDRAVEAALIGQSVSRETFSSAAEALLQDAEPLEHNGFKIKLARRAIVRALSDAAVAGATS; encoded by the coding sequence ATGAATCCCTTCCATTACAGCAAGCCGGTGGACGTGCAGGAGGCGGTGCACCTAGTCAGCCCGGCATCGCGGTTTATTGCCGGTGGTACCAACCTGTTGGACCTGATGAAAGAAAACATCAGCCGCCCCGAGCACCTGATCGATATCACCGGCCTGCCGCTTCGCGATGTGGAAGAAACCACCGAAGGCGGCCTGATGATCGGCGCCCTGGTGAGCAACGCCGACCTCGCGTGGCACCCACTGATCGAGCAACGCTACCCGTTGCTGTCCCAAGCCATACTCGCCGGCGCCTCGCCGCAATTGCGCAACATGGCCAGCACTGGCGGCAACCTGTTGCAACGCACCCGTTGCTATTACTTTTATGACGCCGCTGTGCCCTGTAACAAGCGCGAGCCCGGCAGCGGTTGCCCGGCGCGGGTCGGCTTGAATCGCATTCACGCGATTCTCGGCGCCAGCGATCAGTGCGTGGCCACCCATCCTTCGGACATGTGCGTCGCCCTGGCCGCGCTGGATGCCCGGGTGCATGTGCAGGGCCGGGGCGGTGCGCGGGTGATCGAGTTTGCCGACTTCCATCGGTTGCCGGGGGATGCGCCCCAGCGGGATAACCAGTTGGCCGATGATGAGTTGATCACCGCCATCGAGTTACCCGCCGACCACCTGGCAGCCCATAGCCACTACCTGAAGATCCGTGATCGGGCCTCCTATGCGTTTGCGCTGGTTTCCATCGCGGCGGCGCTGGAGCTGGACGGCGATGTGATCGTCGACGCCCGCCTGGCCCTGGGCGGCGTCGCCCACAAACCCTGGCGTGATCGCGCGGTGGAAGCCGCGCTGATCGGCCAGTCCGTCAGCCGCGAAACCTTTAGCAGCGCCGCCGAAGCCTTGCTGCAGGACGCCGAGCCTTTGGAACACAACGGCTTCAAGATCAAACTGGCACGCCGCGCGATCGTTCGCGCCCTGAGCGATGCCGCTGTTGCGGGAGCCACATCATGA
- a CDS encoding NCS2 family permease, with protein MLEKLFQLKAHNTNVRTEILAGVTTFLAMAYILFVNPSILGETGMDKGAVFVATCLAAAIGSTVMGLIANYPIALAPGMGLNAFFTYTVVLHMGHTWQVALGAVFISAVLFFLLSIFRIREWIINSIPLPLRSAIAAGIGLFLALIALHNAGIVVSNPATMVGLGDLKQPAPILATLGFALIVALEALKVRGAVLIGILVVTIASIVLGFTPFGGVMSMPPSLAPTFLQLDIKGALDIGLVSVIFAFLFVDLFDNSGTLIGVAKRAGLMGKDGHMPKMGRALIADSTAAMAGSLLGTSTTTSYIESAAGVSAGGRTGLTAVVVAILFLLALFFSPLAASVPAFATAPALLFVAVLMTSGLAEIDWDDITVAAPVVITALAMPFTYSIANGIAFGFIAWTAIKLLSGRYRELNPALVILSILFVIKLGWFNA; from the coding sequence ATGCTGGAAAAGCTGTTTCAACTCAAGGCACACAACACGAATGTGCGCACCGAGATTCTCGCGGGCGTCACCACCTTCCTGGCCATGGCCTACATCCTGTTCGTCAACCCGAGCATCCTCGGTGAGACCGGCATGGACAAGGGCGCGGTCTTTGTCGCGACCTGCCTCGCGGCGGCCATCGGTTCCACCGTGATGGGCCTGATCGCCAACTACCCGATTGCCCTGGCACCGGGCATGGGCCTCAACGCGTTCTTCACCTACACCGTCGTCCTGCACATGGGCCATACCTGGCAAGTGGCGCTGGGTGCCGTGTTCATCTCGGCGGTGCTGTTCTTCCTGCTGTCGATCTTCCGCATCCGTGAATGGATCATCAACAGCATCCCGCTGCCCCTGCGCTCGGCGATTGCGGCGGGTATCGGCCTGTTCCTGGCGTTGATCGCCCTGCACAACGCCGGCATCGTGGTCAGCAACCCGGCCACCATGGTGGGCCTGGGCGACCTGAAACAACCGGCACCGATCCTCGCCACCCTCGGCTTCGCGCTGATCGTTGCGCTGGAAGCCCTGAAAGTACGCGGCGCGGTGTTGATCGGCATCCTGGTGGTGACCATCGCCTCCATCGTGCTGGGCTTTACGCCGTTCGGCGGCGTGATGTCGATGCCACCTTCGCTGGCCCCAACCTTCCTGCAATTGGACATCAAAGGCGCCCTGGACATCGGCCTGGTGAGCGTGATCTTCGCGTTCCTGTTCGTCGACCTGTTCGACAACTCCGGCACCCTGATCGGCGTCGCCAAGCGCGCGGGTCTCATGGGCAAGGACGGCCACATGCCGAAAATGGGCCGTGCGCTGATCGCTGACAGTACGGCGGCCATGGCCGGCTCGCTGCTGGGCACCTCGACCACCACCAGCTACATCGAATCGGCTGCAGGCGTGAGCGCCGGTGGCCGTACCGGTTTGACCGCCGTTGTGGTCGCGATCCTGTTCCTGCTGGCGCTGTTCTTCTCGCCACTGGCGGCCAGCGTTCCGGCCTTCGCCACCGCGCCGGCGCTGCTGTTTGTTGCCGTACTGATGACCTCGGGCCTGGCCGAAATCGACTGGGACGACATCACCGTCGCCGCGCCGGTGGTGATCACCGCCCTGGCGATGCCATTCACTTATTCCATCGCCAACGGCATTGCCTTCGGTTTCATCGCCTGGACCGCCATCAAGCTGCTTTCGGGCCGCTACCGTGAGCTGAACCCGGCGCTGGTGATCCTGTCGATTCTGTTTGTGATCAAGCTGGGCTGGTTCAACGCATGA
- a CDS encoding (2Fe-2S)-binding protein translates to MSATHTGAAAKPFVSHPIRLTLNRRDIQLDVLPWTTLLDLLREQLDLTGTKKGCDHGQCGACTVLLNGKRVNACLTLAVMCDGAELTTIEGLASGENLHPMQQAFIKHDAFQCGYCTPGQICSAVGLAREGRAHDTAQIQELMSGNLCRCGAYNNIRDAIEEALPACRTQGGEQ, encoded by the coding sequence ATGAGCGCGACCCACACCGGCGCGGCGGCCAAGCCGTTCGTCAGCCATCCGATACGCCTGACTCTCAATCGTCGAGACATCCAACTGGATGTATTGCCCTGGACCACCCTGCTGGACCTGCTGCGCGAGCAACTGGACCTGACCGGCACCAAGAAGGGCTGCGACCACGGCCAGTGCGGCGCCTGCACCGTGTTGCTCAACGGTAAACGGGTGAACGCCTGCCTGACCCTGGCGGTGATGTGCGACGGTGCCGAATTGACCACCATCGAAGGCCTGGCCTCGGGGGAAAACCTGCACCCGATGCAGCAGGCGTTTATCAAACACGACGCCTTCCAGTGCGGCTATTGCACGCCGGGGCAGATTTGCTCGGCGGTGGGCCTGGCCCGGGAAGGCCGTGCCCACGACACCGCGCAAATCCAGGAACTGATGAGCGGCAACCTGTGCCGCTGCGGCGCCTACAACAACATCCGCGATGCCATCGAAGAAGCCTTGCCTGCGTGCCGTACCCAGGGAGGTGAGCAATGA
- the trmA gene encoding tRNA (uridine(54)-C5)-methyltransferase TrmA: MTFDAASYTVQLEEKVTRLRDLLAPFDAPEPQVFDSPLQNFRLRAEFRLWREEGQRHYAMFSQDDKRTPILIEEFPIASLRINQLMPQLKAAWQASAALSHKLFQVEFLTTLAGDAMITLCYHRPLDEHWHTAANKLAADLNVSIIGRSKGKRDVIGRDYVVEKLDVGGRIFSYRQPEGAFTQPNGTVNQKMLNWAYEALGDRSDDLLELYCGNGNFTLPLATRVRKVLATEISKTSVNAALSNLDENAVDNVTLVRLSAEELTEALNEVRPFRRLHGIDLKSYEFGSVFVDPPRAGMDPDTCELTRRFENILYISCNPETLAANIAQLHDTHRITQCALFDQFPWTHHMESGVLLTRR; this comes from the coding sequence ATGACTTTTGACGCCGCAAGCTACACCGTTCAACTGGAAGAAAAGGTCACGCGCTTGCGTGACCTGCTGGCGCCGTTCGACGCGCCAGAGCCTCAGGTTTTCGACTCGCCGTTGCAGAACTTCCGCCTGCGGGCGGAGTTCCGCCTGTGGCGCGAAGAGGGTCAGCGCCACTACGCAATGTTCTCCCAGGACGACAAGCGCACGCCGATCCTCATCGAAGAGTTCCCGATTGCCAGCCTGCGCATCAACCAGTTGATGCCGCAACTCAAGGCCGCCTGGCAAGCCAGCGCCGCCCTGAGCCACAAGCTGTTCCAGGTGGAGTTCCTCACCACCCTGGCCGGCGACGCGATGATCACCCTGTGCTATCACCGCCCGCTGGACGAGCATTGGCATACGGCGGCGAACAAGCTGGCGGCGGACCTGAACGTCAGCATCATCGGCCGCTCCAAGGGCAAGCGCGATGTGATCGGCCGCGATTACGTGGTCGAGAAACTCGACGTCGGCGGTCGCATATTCAGCTATCGCCAGCCCGAAGGCGCATTCACCCAGCCCAACGGCACCGTGAACCAGAAGATGCTCAACTGGGCGTACGAAGCCCTGGGCGATCGCAGTGATGACTTACTGGAACTGTATTGCGGCAACGGCAACTTCACCCTGCCCCTGGCCACCCGCGTGCGCAAGGTGCTGGCCACCGAAATCAGCAAGACCTCGGTGAATGCGGCCCTGAGCAACCTCGATGAAAACGCGGTGGATAACGTCACCCTGGTGCGCTTGTCTGCCGAAGAACTGACCGAAGCCCTGAACGAAGTGCGGCCGTTCCGACGCCTGCACGGCATCGACCTCAAGAGCTACGAATTTGGCAGCGTGTTCGTCGACCCGCCGCGTGCCGGGATGGACCCGGACACCTGCGAACTGACCCGGCGCTTCGAGAACATCCTCTACATTTCCTGCAACCCGGAAACCTTGGCGGCAAACATTGCGCAACTGCATGACACGCACCGGATTACCCAGTGCGCGCTGTTTGACCAGTTCCCTTGGACGCACCACATGGAATCGGGTGTGTTACTGACCCGGCGTTAA